A single window of Brevundimonas naejangsanensis DNA harbors:
- a CDS encoding site-specific integrase, with product MGPLAVSRLSRPGLHTVGGVPGLALQVLSSGGRTWILRVVIGNRRREMGLGGYPGVTLAMAREAAREARDLVRRGIDPIEAAKEAREALKVTPTVTYTFQAAAEAYIAAHEASWKNAKHRDQWTATLKNYAYPVMGKLDVAAIELPHVMRVLEPIWLKKTETAKRLRGRIEMVLDWAGARGFREGPNPARWRGHLDKLLAKPSKVHKIVHHRALPIDEISAFMIRLRDAEGVGARALEFAILTAARSGEVRGATWKEIDLDARLWTISAERMKAAREHRAPLSEAAVAVLKAMPRGRPDSYVFRAAHGGRLSDMTISAVLRRLDVDAVPHGFRSTFRDWVAERTAYPNEVAEMALAHAVGSKVEAAYRRGDLFEKRLAMMNDWAEFCSMNGEAL from the coding sequence ATGGGACCTTTGGCGGTGTCGAGGCTGAGTAGGCCCGGCCTACACACGGTCGGCGGCGTTCCGGGTTTGGCGCTTCAGGTGTTGTCGAGCGGCGGGCGAACCTGGATTCTCCGAGTGGTCATCGGTAATCGTCGCCGTGAGATGGGGTTGGGCGGCTATCCAGGCGTGACACTGGCCATGGCGCGAGAGGCGGCCCGTGAAGCGAGAGACCTTGTTCGCCGGGGGATCGATCCGATCGAAGCCGCGAAGGAGGCGAGGGAAGCGCTCAAGGTGACGCCGACCGTCACCTACACATTCCAGGCTGCGGCAGAAGCCTACATCGCCGCCCACGAGGCGAGTTGGAAGAATGCGAAGCACCGGGACCAGTGGACCGCTACGCTGAAAAACTACGCCTATCCTGTCATGGGTAAGCTCGACGTCGCGGCCATCGAACTCCCGCACGTCATGCGGGTTCTCGAGCCGATCTGGCTCAAGAAGACTGAAACCGCCAAGCGTCTGCGGGGGCGGATCGAGATGGTGCTCGACTGGGCGGGCGCTCGGGGCTTTCGAGAGGGACCGAACCCTGCCCGCTGGCGCGGACACCTCGACAAGCTTCTGGCCAAACCGTCGAAGGTGCACAAGATCGTTCACCATCGCGCTCTGCCGATCGACGAGATCAGCGCCTTCATGATCAGGCTTCGCGACGCCGAAGGTGTCGGGGCACGCGCTCTCGAGTTCGCCATTCTAACAGCGGCGCGTTCCGGCGAGGTGCGAGGGGCGACCTGGAAGGAGATCGATCTCGACGCTCGACTTTGGACCATCAGCGCGGAGCGCATGAAGGCCGCACGCGAACATCGCGCCCCGCTATCCGAGGCTGCGGTCGCCGTATTGAAAGCCATGCCTCGGGGGCGGCCTGACAGCTATGTGTTCCGGGCCGCTCATGGCGGCCGGCTGTCGGACATGACCATTTCGGCGGTGCTCCGCCGACTGGATGTCGATGCCGTTCCCCACGGCTTCCGTTCGACGTTCCGGGACTGGGTCGCCGAGCGCACGGCCTATCCGAACGAGGTCGCTGAAATGGCCTTGGCGCACGCTGTGGGGAGCAAGGTTGAGGCTGCCTACCGGCGCGGCGACCTGTTTGAGAAGCGTTTGGCCATGATGAATGACTGGGCCGAGTTCTGCTCCATGAACGGGGAGGCTCTTTGA
- a CDS encoding type II toxin-antitoxin system HipA family toxin: MTDQLILLLDGQQIGRIHRKQGRLSLAYEDAWRARPDAYPLSLSMPLAAAEHPHGPVEAFLWGLLPDSEAVIDRWARRFHVSPRNPFALIGAVGEDCAGAVQFVRPDRLDALQAGTTDAVEWLDEGGIAERLRALREDHTAWRQARDTGQFSLAGAQPKTALIFADGRWGVPSGRLPTTHILKPPTGEFDGHAENEHFCLTMARRLGLPTARSEVRTFGDEIAIVIERYDRLLIGGRIARIHQEDFCQALARLPWEKYENEGGPNVRASIDLLADQSSDPSTDIATFVDAILLNWIIAGTDAHAKNYSVLISGGGRVRLAPLYDVASALPYDGLDFQKLKLAMKFGGEYRLRDIGTRHVARLAKEARLDPAKLVTHARDLALQTPNIAAQVGIELNEAGLAHPIIPRLIETVTARAQRLAGLLEA; encoded by the coding sequence ATGACCGACCAGCTCATTCTTCTCCTGGACGGCCAGCAGATAGGCCGCATCCACCGGAAACAGGGCCGGCTGTCTCTCGCCTATGAAGATGCCTGGCGAGCCCGACCCGACGCCTATCCATTATCCCTCTCCATGCCGCTGGCCGCTGCTGAACATCCCCATGGCCCCGTCGAGGCCTTCCTGTGGGGACTGCTGCCGGACAGTGAAGCCGTCATCGACCGATGGGCGCGTCGCTTTCATGTCTCCCCGCGCAATCCCTTCGCCCTGATCGGCGCGGTCGGCGAGGATTGCGCCGGCGCCGTGCAGTTCGTCCGGCCTGATCGCCTGGACGCGCTCCAGGCAGGCACGACCGACGCCGTCGAATGGCTTGATGAGGGCGGCATCGCCGAACGCCTGCGTGCGTTGCGCGAGGATCATACTGCTTGGCGCCAGGCGCGCGACACGGGCCAGTTCAGCCTGGCCGGCGCCCAACCCAAGACGGCGCTGATCTTCGCCGACGGACGTTGGGGCGTCCCCTCGGGACGCTTGCCTACCACCCACATCCTCAAGCCGCCGACCGGCGAATTCGACGGTCACGCCGAGAACGAGCATTTCTGCCTGACGATGGCGCGTCGCCTCGGCTTGCCGACGGCGCGATCCGAAGTACGAACCTTCGGCGACGAGATCGCCATCGTCATCGAGCGGTACGACCGCTTGCTGATCGGCGGCCGGATCGCCCGGATTCATCAGGAAGACTTCTGCCAGGCTCTCGCCCGACTGCCTTGGGAGAAATACGAGAACGAAGGCGGCCCGAACGTGCGGGCCAGCATCGACCTCCTGGCCGACCAGTCCAGCGATCCCTCAACCGATATCGCTACCTTCGTGGACGCCATTCTGCTCAACTGGATCATCGCCGGCACGGACGCCCACGCGAAGAACTATTCGGTGCTGATCAGCGGTGGAGGCCGGGTGCGCCTGGCCCCCCTGTACGACGTCGCCAGCGCCCTGCCCTATGACGGTCTGGATTTCCAGAAACTGAAACTGGCCATGAAGTTCGGGGGCGAGTACCGGCTCCGCGACATCGGCACGCGACATGTCGCCCGACTGGCGAAAGAAGCCCGACTGGACCCCGCCAAGCTTGTGACCCACGCCAGAGACCTTGCGTTGCAGACTCCGAACATCGCCGCTCAGGTCGGGATCGAACTCAACGAAGCCGGCCTGGCCCATCCGATCATTCCCCGCCTGATCGAAACCGTAACCGCGCGTGCGCAGCGCTTGGCAGGCCTTCTGGAAGCTTGA
- a CDS encoding helix-turn-helix domain-containing protein, which translates to MIIRSPRDLGAAVRARRKALGLDQAAVADRVGVSRQWIGSLEQGKAGAELGLVLRTLKALDIPLSLGDDLPASSAPISSVDIDAIVAAAKAP; encoded by the coding sequence ATGATCATCCGCTCGCCGAGAGACCTGGGAGCCGCCGTTCGGGCACGCCGCAAGGCGCTGGGCCTGGATCAGGCCGCCGTCGCCGATCGGGTCGGCGTGAGCCGCCAATGGATCGGCTCTCTTGAGCAGGGCAAGGCGGGCGCAGAGCTCGGCCTCGTCCTGCGAACGCTCAAGGCGCTGGATATCCCCCTGAGCCTGGGGGACGATCTCCCCGCCTCCAGCGCACCGATCTCGTCCGTGGACATCGACGCCATCGTCGCGGCCGCCAAAGCGCCATGA
- a CDS encoding AIPR family protein, producing the protein MAETLEQFHEDFFNEVRAQADAAGRFMETSFLEQFGDWLVNSGELETLDVTPYRAAKGMRVDGYGGDPSETDGVLSLVVVDFSSDVTVASLGASAVPAHFRRLENFLEMALSGDFRDRLEESSPGYGLAELIHARRSQIGRARLLLLTNRRLNDRYDGQEAGTLGALPISYNVWDIGRLHRLVSSGRGKEDIEIDFGEQFGELLPCLPAHVGGDGYEAYLSVVPGDLLSRIYEQWGARLLEQNVRAFLQARGGVNKGIRNTILNDPAMFFAYNNGVTATAEEVETVVRNGTTYISRLRNLQIVNGGQTTASIFSSRKKDKADLSRIFVQMKLSVVEPARATEVVPKISEYANSQNRVNAADFFANHPFHIRIEEFSRRIWAPASDGSFRQTKWFYERARGSYADARAYLTPTQKKRFDEEFPKSQSFAKTDLAKFEMAWEACPFLVSKGAQHTFAEYARLVGRRWEKDSDSVNELYFRSAVAKAIIFRGLEKRISDQQWYKDEGGYRAQLVAYTIAKLDQLIRARGLALDFDQVWKAQTIPSALASVLLDIAQTIRPAVTQPGSSVANVTEWAKKQACWARVQDVPFELPETMEVMLLDPQSRKAAVSDARKTQKMDNGIEAQSRVVQLGPDHWAAAAQFAAGRKLLTPADHSLFRVAARPGSFPTEKQSIRLMSVLDNLEAEGFQKS; encoded by the coding sequence ATGGCCGAGACTCTCGAACAGTTTCACGAGGACTTCTTCAACGAGGTCCGCGCCCAGGCCGACGCCGCGGGCCGCTTCATGGAAACAAGCTTCCTCGAACAGTTCGGGGACTGGCTGGTCAACTCGGGCGAGCTGGAGACGCTGGACGTGACGCCCTATCGAGCGGCCAAGGGCATGCGAGTGGACGGGTACGGCGGGGACCCTTCGGAAACCGACGGCGTGCTCTCGCTGGTGGTCGTCGATTTCTCCTCCGACGTCACGGTGGCTTCCCTGGGCGCGTCAGCAGTGCCAGCTCATTTCAGACGGCTCGAGAACTTCCTCGAGATGGCGCTGTCCGGAGACTTCAGGGATCGACTGGAGGAAAGCTCGCCCGGGTACGGGCTTGCCGAACTCATTCACGCCCGGCGCTCGCAGATCGGGAGAGCCCGCCTGTTGCTGCTGACCAACCGTCGGCTGAACGACAGATACGACGGCCAGGAAGCCGGAACGCTGGGCGCCCTGCCGATCTCCTACAATGTCTGGGACATCGGCCGCCTTCACCGGCTTGTCTCTTCCGGCCGGGGCAAGGAAGACATCGAGATCGACTTCGGCGAGCAGTTCGGCGAGCTGCTTCCATGCCTGCCGGCGCACGTCGGAGGCGACGGTTACGAAGCCTACCTCTCGGTCGTGCCGGGCGATCTGCTGTCGCGAATCTACGAGCAGTGGGGAGCCAGGCTCCTCGAGCAGAACGTCCGCGCCTTCCTTCAGGCCAGGGGCGGCGTCAACAAGGGCATCCGCAACACCATCCTCAATGATCCCGCGATGTTCTTCGCGTACAACAACGGCGTCACGGCCACGGCCGAGGAGGTGGAGACGGTCGTCAGGAACGGCACGACCTACATAAGCCGACTCCGCAATCTTCAGATCGTGAACGGCGGCCAGACAACAGCCTCGATCTTCTCGTCGCGAAAGAAGGACAAGGCGGATCTCTCGCGCATCTTCGTCCAGATGAAGCTGTCAGTCGTCGAGCCGGCTCGCGCGACCGAGGTCGTGCCGAAGATCTCGGAGTACGCGAACAGTCAGAATCGCGTGAACGCTGCGGATTTCTTCGCCAACCACCCGTTCCATATCCGCATCGAGGAGTTCTCTCGCCGGATCTGGGCGCCCGCGTCGGACGGGTCCTTCCGACAGACCAAATGGTTCTACGAGCGGGCTCGAGGTTCCTACGCCGATGCTCGCGCCTATCTTACTCCCACGCAGAAAAAGCGGTTCGACGAGGAGTTTCCCAAGTCCCAGAGCTTCGCCAAGACGGACCTCGCGAAATTCGAGATGGCTTGGGAAGCCTGCCCCTTCCTCGTCAGCAAGGGCGCTCAGCACACTTTCGCGGAATATGCGCGGCTGGTCGGACGTCGATGGGAGAAGGACAGTGACTCCGTAAACGAGCTCTACTTCCGAAGCGCCGTCGCCAAGGCCATCATCTTCCGCGGCCTCGAGAAGCGGATCAGCGACCAGCAGTGGTACAAGGACGAAGGCGGTTATCGCGCCCAGCTGGTCGCCTACACGATCGCCAAGCTGGACCAGCTCATCAGGGCCCGGGGCCTGGCCCTGGATTTCGACCAGGTCTGGAAGGCGCAAACCATTCCCTCCGCCCTGGCGTCCGTTCTCCTGGATATCGCCCAGACCATCCGTCCAGCCGTCACCCAGCCCGGTTCCAGCGTCGCCAACGTCACCGAATGGGCCAAGAAGCAGGCCTGCTGGGCACGAGTGCAGGATGTGCCGTTCGAGCTGCCCGAGACCATGGAAGTCATGCTGCTTGACCCGCAGAGCCGCAAGGCTGCCGTCAGCGACGCCCGTAAGACCCAGAAGATGGACAACGGCATCGAGGCGCAGTCACGCGTCGTGCAGCTCGGCCCTGACCATTGGGCCGCAGCGGCACAATTTGCAGCAGGCAGGAAGCTGCTCACGCCTGCGGACCATTCGCTCTTTCGGGTTGCGGCTCGGCCGGGATCCTTCCCGACGGAGAAGCAGAGCATCAGGCTCATGAGCGTCCTGGACAATCTTGAAGCGGAAGGCTTCCAGAAGAGCTGA
- a CDS encoding PD-(D/E)XK motif protein, whose protein sequence is MTNHPWTQMGRPSEGLTLRRIDPLHPANFFWARDAHGRCALVLQVVGSATVDEARPRLNGIDIVEMVQTDDQHAFVLTLRREEDVELFHRLCEDIVEVSRHLDGDRAFLAATIRRAWKWHSLLRGAGRARLGPEEQQGLIGELLFLESLAGTISPKPALEAWRGPLDEPKDFVFGTRAVEVKARHAGKAAIKISSEHQLQQVIDQRLFLLVHALTPTLAEAGQAFTLDTLVARVRDALVAKDPSSEEGFEARLLAAGYSAEHDYGDRWWAWTSSSAFEVRDGFPCIDAAGLASGVASVSYWIGLDACTAFETPEAALLEMEQD, encoded by the coding sequence ATGACCAATCATCCCTGGACACAGATGGGGCGGCCGTCCGAAGGCCTGACCCTTCGACGGATCGATCCCCTGCACCCTGCGAACTTCTTCTGGGCGCGCGACGCCCATGGACGATGCGCGCTGGTGCTGCAGGTCGTGGGCAGCGCGACGGTTGACGAGGCCCGCCCCCGGCTGAATGGCATTGACATCGTCGAAATGGTGCAGACCGACGATCAGCATGCCTTCGTCCTGACTCTCCGTCGAGAGGAGGACGTCGAACTCTTCCATCGTCTCTGCGAAGACATCGTCGAGGTCAGCCGGCATCTCGACGGCGACCGGGCGTTTCTTGCAGCCACCATCAGGCGCGCCTGGAAGTGGCACAGCCTGCTGAGGGGCGCCGGTCGTGCCAGGCTGGGGCCGGAAGAGCAGCAAGGTCTCATCGGCGAGCTCCTCTTCCTGGAAAGCCTGGCGGGCACGATCTCGCCGAAGCCGGCGCTGGAGGCCTGGCGGGGCCCGCTGGACGAGCCGAAGGACTTCGTGTTCGGGACCCGCGCTGTCGAGGTGAAGGCTCGCCATGCCGGCAAGGCCGCAATCAAGATCTCGTCAGAGCACCAGCTGCAGCAGGTAATCGATCAGCGGCTGTTCCTCCTCGTACACGCACTGACCCCGACCTTGGCGGAAGCCGGACAGGCCTTCACGCTCGACACCCTTGTCGCACGGGTCAGGGACGCTCTTGTGGCGAAGGACCCGTCCAGTGAGGAAGGCTTCGAGGCCCGGCTTCTCGCGGCGGGCTATTCGGCCGAACATGACTACGGCGATCGCTGGTGGGCCTGGACATCCTCGTCCGCATTCGAGGTTCGCGATGGCTTCCCCTGCATCGACGCAGCAGGTCTCGCAAGCGGGGTGGCCAGCGTGAGCTACTGGATCGGACTGGACGCCTGCACAGCGTTCGAGACACCGGAAGCGGCGCTTCTGGAGATGGAACAGGACTGA
- a CDS encoding Z1 domain-containing protein, with protein MSDTAYDLLRTVVRPLIAKTGAPTPEAIRAAIGQFRVLDSFTVSDDQAEQLAREIESQFDIHMTIGGVVQDEGFTEWYPAAKARIEPYYWDRYRMLMEERNFAPQVLATMDGVTDRIAGLLEDPGKPGEWDRRGMVVGHVQSGKTANYTGLICKAADAGYKLIVVIAGIHNNLRNQTQQRIDEGFVGRDSGKPKKPHIGVSKFSSTRTPITLTNATSDFNSRIADAAGMDIGSLNVPLVLVIKKNMHTLRNLTEWLRAHNTGWTKSLVDYPMLLIDDEADNASINTSANPDEATKINQKIRELLNLFNRKCYVGYTATPFANIFIDPDTNDEMLKADLFPRNFIVTLDAPSNYFGASRIFQDETGGEFIRSITDNADHLPMSHKQPHVVTGLPASLEEAVRTFVIARTLRVLRGQGARHTSMLVNASRFTAVQKQLRNLIHDYLNRLVRAVRHEASRPAVEALANEHMRALHDTWLKEHHHLGHSWEDVQEALLEGAAPIGVVEVNSGSAGTLAYDAHEETGLQVIAVGGFSLSRGLTLEGLTVSYFLRNSMMYDTLLQMGRWFGYRPGYEDLCRIWMPPETRGWYEHISESIEELRDELRRMERLKLTPEQFGLRVRAHPDTLIVTARNKMRTAQSVPMVIGLSNRFVETYALWSDTVRTEANRRAAVEFVDAVRAEKGHDGSSGQWSGRHRVWQDVDHALVEQFIRSFRNNDRSLATQSEPVAAFIREVAKQGQDRWDVAIVGVSDDGSYPDPDFSVRCQRRTGVAEKEHKDLILVGTKSRVSSRGVEAIGLSEDERTLARDEFFAGRKASDPATQNVPDRAYRRVRKRPLLVIQPIHLTADDGDAASMTDKPLITWGISFPPADGNPPTVEYAVARLWWQQYMGEDALDEEVDGE; from the coding sequence ATGTCTGACACCGCCTACGATCTTCTCAGGACCGTGGTCCGCCCGCTCATCGCCAAGACAGGGGCCCCCACGCCGGAGGCCATACGTGCAGCGATCGGCCAGTTCCGTGTGCTGGACAGCTTCACCGTCTCCGACGACCAGGCCGAGCAGCTCGCCCGCGAGATCGAGAGCCAGTTCGACATCCACATGACGATCGGCGGCGTGGTCCAGGATGAAGGCTTCACGGAATGGTATCCCGCCGCGAAGGCCCGGATAGAACCCTATTACTGGGATCGATACCGCATGCTGATGGAGGAACGGAACTTCGCTCCGCAGGTCCTCGCGACCATGGACGGCGTGACGGACCGGATCGCCGGCCTTCTCGAGGACCCCGGCAAGCCGGGTGAATGGGATCGGCGCGGAATGGTGGTCGGGCATGTACAGTCCGGCAAGACGGCGAACTACACCGGCCTGATCTGCAAGGCCGCCGATGCCGGTTACAAGCTGATCGTGGTCATTGCAGGCATCCACAACAATCTCCGCAATCAGACGCAGCAGCGGATCGACGAAGGCTTCGTGGGACGAGACAGCGGCAAGCCGAAGAAGCCCCACATCGGCGTATCGAAGTTCTCGTCGACCAGGACGCCCATCACGCTGACCAATGCCACCAGCGATTTCAACTCGCGCATCGCCGACGCCGCCGGCATGGACATAGGGTCGCTCAACGTTCCTCTTGTGCTCGTCATCAAGAAGAACATGCACACCCTGCGCAACCTGACGGAATGGCTGCGGGCCCACAACACAGGCTGGACGAAGTCGCTCGTCGACTACCCCATGCTCCTGATCGATGACGAGGCCGACAACGCCTCGATCAACACCTCGGCAAACCCGGACGAGGCCACGAAGATCAACCAGAAGATCCGCGAGCTTCTGAACCTCTTCAATCGCAAGTGCTACGTGGGCTACACGGCCACCCCGTTTGCCAACATCTTCATCGATCCCGACACCAACGACGAGATGCTCAAGGCGGACCTCTTCCCGCGCAACTTCATCGTCACCCTTGACGCCCCGTCGAACTACTTCGGCGCGTCGCGGATATTCCAGGACGAGACGGGCGGCGAATTCATCCGGTCCATCACCGACAACGCAGATCATCTGCCGATGAGTCACAAGCAGCCTCATGTGGTCACCGGCCTGCCCGCCTCTCTCGAGGAGGCGGTCCGGACCTTCGTCATCGCTCGCACGCTTCGCGTCCTGCGCGGACAGGGCGCTCGCCACACAAGCATGCTCGTTAACGCATCGCGTTTCACCGCGGTGCAGAAGCAGCTCCGGAACCTGATCCACGACTATCTCAACCGTCTGGTGCGAGCCGTGCGCCACGAGGCGTCCCGCCCTGCGGTCGAAGCGCTGGCGAACGAGCACATGAGGGCGCTTCATGATACCTGGCTGAAGGAGCACCATCACCTCGGACATTCCTGGGAGGATGTGCAGGAGGCCCTGCTCGAAGGCGCCGCTCCCATCGGCGTCGTGGAGGTGAACAGCGGGTCGGCAGGAACGCTCGCCTATGACGCACACGAGGAGACCGGCCTTCAGGTCATCGCCGTCGGCGGCTTCAGCCTCTCACGCGGCCTTACGCTCGAAGGCCTGACCGTCAGCTACTTCCTGCGCAACTCGATGATGTACGACACCCTCCTGCAGATGGGCCGGTGGTTCGGCTATCGTCCGGGATACGAGGACCTCTGCCGGATCTGGATGCCGCCAGAGACCCGGGGCTGGTACGAGCACATCAGCGAGTCCATCGAGGAACTGCGCGACGAACTTCGGAGGATGGAACGGCTCAAGCTTACGCCCGAGCAGTTCGGCCTGCGGGTCCGCGCTCACCCGGACACCCTGATCGTCACCGCTCGCAACAAGATGCGGACGGCGCAATCGGTCCCCATGGTGATCGGCCTGTCGAATCGCTTCGTCGAGACCTACGCTCTCTGGTCGGACACCGTCAGGACCGAAGCGAACCGCAGGGCCGCCGTCGAGTTCGTGGATGCGGTCCGGGCGGAGAAGGGCCACGACGGTTCGTCCGGGCAGTGGTCCGGACGCCACCGCGTGTGGCAGGACGTCGATCATGCCCTGGTCGAGCAATTCATCCGGTCATTCCGAAACAACGACCGCAGCCTCGCCACCCAGTCCGAACCCGTAGCCGCGTTCATCCGCGAAGTTGCGAAACAGGGTCAGGACCGATGGGACGTGGCCATTGTCGGCGTCTCCGATGACGGCAGCTATCCCGATCCTGATTTCAGCGTTCGCTGCCAGCGACGCACGGGCGTCGCTGAAAAGGAACACAAGGACCTGATCCTCGTCGGCACGAAGAGCCGGGTCTCGTCGCGCGGGGTGGAGGCCATCGGGCTCTCGGAAGACGAGCGCACCCTCGCCAGGGATGAGTTCTTCGCCGGACGCAAGGCGTCGGATCCGGCAACTCAGAACGTTCCTGATCGAGCCTATCGCAGGGTGAGGAAACGCCCGCTGCTGGTCATTCAGCCCATCCATCTCACTGCGGACGACGGCGACGCCGCGTCCATGACCGACAAGCCGCTGATTACCTGGGGCATCAGCTTCCCGCCCGCCGACGGCAACCCGCCGACCGTCGAGTATGCCGTCGCCCGCCTCTGGTGGCAGCAGTACATGGGCGAGGACGCATTGGACGAGGAGGTCGACGGAGAATGA
- a CDS encoding ATP-binding protein, with the protein MQDINEGASEHRAPPSAASLIEAMRDIGYTLETALADIIDNAISAGASTVSINYDTTGSEPWLAVIDDGEGMSRGDLLTALRPGSRSPTECRDGNDLGRFGLGLKTASFSQARSLTVVTRSAGATSAARWDLDFVVERDDWVLQLPPAFELGSTPGLSGLGASGTAVVWQKLDRLADATSGSSLTDHLLDRLDSARRHLELVFHRFLQGEPGLRKVRIRMNGRDLRPFDPFHLKSAATQRLPAESIQVAGQKVDIEGFILPHHNKVSAKDWEHYAGEGGYLKNQGFYVYRGGRLIIHGTWFRLARQSELTKLARVRIDMPNGLDAFWKIDVRKASAQPPYVVRERLRALINEIAGPSRRVYTSKGHVSATNSPATLWHRRANKGQVSYEINRDHPMLAHITEALPDGHASELEAFLKSVERAFPIDAIFSDAASDPKSVSSPSLPSEDLEAVVRLTTAALRDMGIPLDTVLADLARLEPYRSSWAAAEPLIRKSFQDMDDKNV; encoded by the coding sequence TTGCAAGACATCAACGAGGGCGCGAGCGAGCATCGCGCGCCCCCGAGCGCCGCATCGCTGATCGAGGCGATGCGCGACATCGGGTACACGCTCGAGACCGCCCTGGCGGACATCATCGACAACGCGATCAGCGCCGGGGCCTCGACGGTCTCGATAAACTACGACACGACCGGCAGCGAACCATGGCTTGCCGTGATCGACGACGGCGAAGGCATGAGCCGGGGCGATCTCCTCACCGCCCTGCGCCCGGGCAGCCGCAGCCCGACAGAGTGCCGTGATGGAAATGATCTCGGCCGCTTCGGTCTCGGCCTGAAGACGGCTTCCTTCTCGCAGGCGCGGAGCCTCACCGTCGTCACTCGGTCCGCCGGAGCGACTTCGGCTGCACGCTGGGATCTGGACTTCGTGGTGGAGCGCGACGACTGGGTCCTTCAGCTCCCCCCTGCATTCGAGCTGGGATCCACGCCGGGCTTGTCCGGACTGGGCGCGAGCGGCACTGCCGTCGTATGGCAGAAGCTGGACCGTCTGGCCGACGCGACCAGTGGCAGCTCCCTGACCGATCATCTGCTGGATCGCCTGGACAGCGCCCGCCGCCACCTGGAACTGGTCTTTCACCGCTTCCTCCAGGGCGAGCCCGGCCTTCGGAAGGTCCGCATCCGCATGAACGGGCGAGACCTCAGGCCGTTTGACCCGTTTCATCTGAAGTCGGCCGCCACCCAGCGCCTGCCCGCCGAATCCATCCAGGTCGCCGGACAGAAGGTCGACATCGAGGGCTTCATCCTTCCCCATCACAACAAGGTCAGCGCGAAGGACTGGGAGCACTACGCAGGCGAGGGCGGATATCTCAAGAACCAGGGTTTCTACGTCTATCGCGGCGGCCGTCTGATCATCCACGGCACGTGGTTCCGCCTTGCCAGGCAGAGCGAACTCACCAAGCTGGCCCGCGTCAGGATCGACATGCCGAACGGCCTCGACGCCTTCTGGAAGATCGATGTGCGAAAGGCGTCCGCCCAGCCCCCCTATGTCGTGAGGGAACGACTTCGTGCCCTGATCAACGAGATCGCGGGCCCCTCGAGGCGAGTCTACACGTCCAAGGGCCATGTGTCGGCTACGAACAGTCCCGCCACGCTCTGGCATCGAAGGGCGAACAAGGGGCAGGTGTCCTACGAGATCAATCGGGATCACCCGATGCTGGCGCACATCACCGAGGCCTTGCCCGACGGCCACGCCAGCGAACTGGAAGCCTTTCTGAAGAGCGTGGAGCGGGCCTTCCCCATCGACGCCATCTTCTCCGACGCCGCTTCCGATCCGAAATCCGTCTCATCTCCCAGCCTGCCCTCCGAGGACCTCGAGGCCGTGGTCCGTCTGACGACCGCAGCCCTCCGGGACATGGGCATTCCGCTCGACACCGTGCTCGCCGATCTCGCCCGCCTGGAGCCCTACCGTTCCAGCTGGGCGGCGGCCGAACCCCTCATCCGCAAATCCTTCCAGGACATGGACGACAAGAATGTCTGA
- a CDS encoding very short patch repair endonuclease, producing MADIVDPATRSRMMSAIRGADTRPELLVRRHLHAAGFRFRLHARELRGRPDVVMPRWNAAVFVHGCFWHRHTGCRYATTPATRPDFWREKFDRNMQRDAATLATLEDEGWRVATVWECALRREPAETLEALAAWIGSGAPSCEFGAPITPP from the coding sequence ATGGCAGACATTGTCGATCCCGCGACGCGTTCCAGAATGATGTCAGCCATCCGTGGCGCCGACACGCGCCCGGAGCTACTGGTCAGGCGACATCTGCATGCGGCCGGCTTCCGGTTCCGGCTCCACGCCCGCGAGTTGCGGGGGCGGCCCGATGTCGTCATGCCTCGCTGGAATGCCGCCGTCTTCGTCCATGGGTGCTTCTGGCATCGTCATACGGGATGTCGATACGCCACCACGCCGGCGACTCGTCCGGATTTCTGGCGGGAGAAGTTCGACCGCAACATGCAGCGAGACGCAGCCACGCTGGCCACCCTCGAGGACGAAGGATGGAGGGTCGCCACGGTCTGGGAATGTGCGTTGCGTCGTGAGCCTGCGGAAACACTCGAGGCCCTTGCCGCCTGGATAGGCTCCGGCGCGCCCAGCTGCGAGTTCGGCGCGCCGATCACACCGCCCTGA